Genomic segment of Thiomonas sp. FB-Cd:
TGTCTGGCCAGCGCCGACGCAGGACTGCTCCGCAGGCCGGGTCTGGCTGTGCAGTGGGGGCCTGAATTGCGGAGATCGCAAGCAGGCGACTGCACCCCGGCACAGGCGCTTCTGTTTCAACAGTAACGTGGGGAGGGGGCATGCCTAAGCCCGTTACCGAGCAGACGAAAAAGCAGTACAGCAAGCGCTGCGGCGACCTTTACCGCCTATACAAGGCCGAGGTGGCTCACCTGTCCGGCGAGCCCAGCATGGAGGGGTTCATCGCCTGGCTCGTCGCGCGCCGGCCCACCTTGGCGAAGGCCACATGGCGGCAGTATCGCGCCGCAGTCTGCTGGTGCCTCGGCCAGCTCCCGCACTCAGACAGGCACAGACTGATCGAGGAACTGCGCAGAGCAGCGAATCCCGCCGATCCCTCGACCCTTCCATCCAGAACCTCGCATGGGAAGGCGAAGCACATCTCACCCGATGACCTTCGCGCGCTTCAGGACCGGCTTTTGCAACATCCTTCGCGCTGGTCGGCCCTCGCGAATGCGTGGCTCCGGTGGACCGTTGTGACGGGTCTTCGACCCACGGAGTGGCGGCACTGCCAGGTCTCCCAGGAGCAACCTGGCCGAGTTGTCATGGCAGTTCAAAACGCCAAGGCGACCCAGGGACGCGCCCATGGGGAGATGCGGACGATCGCCTTTGCGGGCCTCGACTTGCAGCAAACGCGCGAACTCGCGGATTTCGCCTTCGCGATGCGGGCGTTTGCCCAACAGGGCCATTTCGACCGCGTATACGACGGGGTGCGCTTGACCATCCACCGTGTGGGACTCAAGCTCTGGCCGAGGCGAAAACGCCCCATCACGCTGTACTCGGCCAGGCATCAGTTTTGCGCCGACGCGAAGTCTGCTGGGCTCTCAGCCGAAGCCATCGCGGCTCTCATGGGGCATGCCGTGACGGTCACGCACGAAGAACATTACGGGAGGCGGCGCTATGGCCGCGGCCAAGTGGACGTGGAGCCGGACCAGGCGGATATGGCGCGGGTTCGCCGTAACTCCCCCGGAAGGACACCGAAACCGACCTCCGCACCCCTGAAGGATTCACGGAGGCCCAAGGGCTAGCCCATTTCTTAATTCTTAATTCTTAATTCTTAATTCTTAATTCTTAATTTTGGAGATTTTCATGACAGCAGTTGGAATCGACATTGGTCGCTCGGGCGTCAAAATTGCAGGCCCTCGTGCCCGCGTGCCAATTTTTCCCGCCCTGGCGTGTCCCGCCGTGGCCGTGGAACCGGGGCCCGAGCGACAACGCGCCGAGCACGATACCGTGCAGGTCGATGGACAGGCCTGGTTTGTCGGGGAATCGGCCCAGATCCATGGAGGTGCAACAAACTCCACGTACGCCGGGTTTGAGGCGAGCCCGCAATACGTCGCGCTGGCCGAAGCGGCACTGCGCCGGGCCACAGAGGCAGACGGGGTCGCGCCGAAACGGATTGTCGTCGGTGTGCCGAGCGAGGCTGGGCACACCGAGCGCGCGCGCGTCGAATCCACATGGCGTCGCATTGCCCCACACGCTGCACTTCGTGTGGTGGCCCAGCCGGCTGGGGCGTTAATTGCCGCGGCATCTGACCATCCGCGGCTTTTAGAGGAGACCGTGATCGTGGCCGACGTTGGGCAATATTCAAGCGACCTTGTCATCAGCGCCCAGGGCCGGCCGATGGCCGGCAGCTTTGTCTCCCTGCCAGGCGTGCGGTTCGCAGTCCAGCACCTTGCAGCCGCCCTGCGCGAACGCCTGGTCGGGTCGCCAACCCACGACGCTTTGGAACGTGCTCTGAGGGATGGACGCTTGCCCCATCTCCTTAAAGTCCATGATGTCCACGACGAAGCGAAGGCAGCGGTCGCTGCGATGACCGCCCTGATCCGTGCGGGAATCCAGCGATTGATGACTGCGCGCCAGGATGTTCAAGTGCTGCTCTTGGCGGGTGGAGGAGCGCCACTCTTGGATCTCGATTTGCCAAGCCTCACTGCACCCGGCGGGCGCTACGCCGTGGCGAATGGCTTTGCGATGATTGCTCAGGATCTTTGAGGGCAAATCATGGCAAAAAACCCCACCATTGGCCTTGCAGTCTCCTCGGACTTGTATGCACGGTATGCAGCTCTTGATCTGGCGCGGCGCCGCAGGGTACTCACCGCGCTGCGCCAAACGCTGGCGCGCGAACTCGGGGATCAAGACAGAGATCCTGCGCCAAGCCCGCCTGCCGCCGAGCCCACGGCTCACCAGCACTCAGGAGCCCCGAAAACGCTCCAGAATCCTGCTTTGCCGTCGTCGACGCTTCCCGTTAGCCCGGATCGCCCGCAGGCGCGGCCACACTTGCCGCTCGACGGTTGGTGATGCGACGCATGGCCCTACGGACAAACCCGCTGTCGCGGCTGTCCGTCAGGGCCTGGGCGCACCTGAAAATGTCCGCGCCCGCTGAGCGCGCAGGCTAGACGCGCCAGGACCGGGTTCGAGGGAAAGCGCTCGCCGTAGGTCGGAAGCATCAGAACCACGAGACTGATGACGACGAACACACCGCGCAGCGGCGCCTGCAGACGGCGCCCGAAGCGCCACAAAAAAGCAAGCGCAAAACTGACGCCGACCATGCCGCCGAGGACGGCCTCGATCGGCGTGTGCGCATGCACGGCGACGCGGGAGATGGCGATCGCCAGGGCAAGGCCAAACCCCAGGGCCGTAGCCACGAAACGCACGCCGGGGCGCGCCCTGGATGCCGCCAGGCAACCCAGCACCGGCCACACCAGGAACGACAAGGCGGTATGACCGCTCAGGCCGATGAAGTCAAACCCCGGCAGGCCGATGCCCCACCCCATGTAGGCCACCTTGGTTGCGGCCACCACGGCGATGTCCAAACCCAGGACCGCAAGCCAAGCCAGGGCCACCGCCCGGGTCTGCGCCCGCGCCGCCAGCCACAACGCCACCAGCGCTGCAACCGGCAGCAGCACCGCACTATCGCCGAGATTGGTCAGGCGCAGCCAGTCAAGCTGCGTCATGCGACATCCCGTGCAGCGCGCCTGACGCCTCAGTCCCCATTGCCGCGCCCGTAGTGATCCTCGAACCGGACGATGTCGTCCTCGCCCAGATACCCGCCCGACTGGACCTCGATGAGTTCGAGATCGATTTTCCCCGGGTTTTCCAGGCGGTGCCGGTGACCCAGAGGGATATAGGTGGACTCGTCTTCGGCCAGAAGCGTGTCGCGCTCGCCACACACGACGCGCGCCACGCCCTTGACCACCGTCCAGTGCTCGGCACGGTGGTGATGCATTTGCAGCGACAGCCGTCCGCCGGGTTTGACGAAGAGGTGCTTGACCAGAAATCGCGGCCCCTGCGCCACCGTCTCGTACCAGCCCCAAGGGCGGTACACCCGGGTATGCTCGCGCGCCTCCTTGCGCCCCTCGCTTCTGAGGCGCTCCACCACGGCCTTCACGTCCTGCAGCCGCCCCTTGTCGGCCACGAGCACGGCGTCCCGCGTGGTGACCACGACCAGATCCTCCACGCCGAGCAGCGTGAGCAGGCCACTGTCGGCATAGGCGCTCGTGCCCTTGCAGTCCTGCAGCATCACGTCGCCGTGCGCCACGTTGCCCTGCGCATCCGCCGCGGACATCTCCTGCAGAAACCGCCACGAGCCCACGTCGTCCCAGCCCGCATCCAGGGGGACGAGCGCCGCCTTGTCGGTGCGCTCCATCACCGCGTAATCGATCGACTCGCTGCGCGCCTGGGCAAACGCGGCTGCATCGAGCCGGCAGAAATCCAGGTCTTCGGTGCTGAGCGCCACGGCGCGGGCGCACGCGTCGGCCATCTGCGGCTCCAGCCGCGCCAGCTCCTGCAGGAACGCGTCCGCGCGAAACGCGAACATGCCCCCGTTCCAGAAATACTCGCCACTGTCGACGAAGGCCTGGGCGCGCGCTGCGTCGGGTTTTTCGACGAAGCTTGCAATGCGCCAGGCGCGGGCATCCCCATGCGCGGGCTCCAGCGCGTCGCCCTTGCGCAGATAGCCAAATCCCGTCTCGGCCCGTGTGGGCTTGATGCCAAAGCTCACGATGCAGCCGGCTTGCGCCGCGTCGATGGCCGCTTCAACGGCCAGCCCGAAGGCATCGACGTCGGCCACGACCTGATCCGCCGCAAGCAGCAAGACGATGGCCTGTGGCCCGTGCTGCGCCTGCACCCATTGCGCGGCGCACGCTGCCGCGGGCGCCGTGTTACGCGCCTGTGGCTCCAGCATGACCTTGCCGCCCTGGATGCCGGCTTCGCGCAGCTGCTCGGCCACGATGAAACGGTGGGTTTCCCCGCAAATCGCCAGGGGCGCCCCGGCGCCGGGCAGGGTTGCGGCGCGCAGCGCCGTGTTCTGCAACAGGCTTTGCGCGTCCACCAGCGACAGGAACTGCTTGGGATACAGCTCGCGCGACAACGGCCACAGCCGCGTGCCGGAGCCGCCAGCGAGAAGAACAGGAATGATGATCGGCATGCTTGCTTGGTAAAAACGGGTGAGTGACGGTTGCAACCCGCGGCTCGCGCCGCGTGGTGCGCCTGGCGCTGCGCGGGTGCAGCAAAAATCGTGCGCGACACATGTGTGCCCGCACTGCGGGCATACGGCGCCGCGCGACCAGAACAGCGCAATGGTGGTTCTCATCGACGCGCACAACACGCAGGACGCGCCTGGGACGGGCGTGGCGGCGAGACCCAAACCTCTGACCCGGCAACGGGGCAAGTCCAGGTCTGTGACCCGCGAAACCCCCACGACAGCGCCGTCAGGCGCTTAGTGGCGGGAGAGTTCATACCATCCCGGTGCTGCCGCTGGATCGTCCGGCTGACGCCGAATATGGCGGCATCCGCGCAGAGCTCGAAGCGGCTGGCCAGCCTATCGGCATGAATGATCTGCTGATCGCTGCGCACGCCCGTGCGCTGGGCCTCACGCTTGTCACGGACAACACGCGCGAATTCGGCCGCATCCGTGGCCTCAGCGTCCAGAACTGGCTGGAAAGATAGATGGGCTATCCACGATCCAATTGGAGGCCTCTCCGCAATCGAAAATCATGCACCACCACGGACGGGGGCCAGCTCGCATCAACGATCGTTTGCAGGACTGGCAAGATGCGACCACGCGATAGAGGGGCAGGAGAGCAACGACGGAGGTTGTCGGAGAAGACCCGGCAAACTTGAGTTGACGGACAGCGATCGCCGACGCAGGGCACGCCATGCGCTATGCGTCGCCTTCGCCATCCCCAAGGACACCTCCAGGCAACGCTCGGCCTCCGCCAGTACATCCGCGTCGACGCGACCAAAGACTGGCCCGATCTTGTCGCGCAGGATCGATAGGTCCTTTTTGCGGCGGCATGAACGGCGCCTTGGCGCCAATCCGCGAACGGTCAAGCAGGTCCTCAACCTTGCCCGCGTCGGTGCCAATGCGCGCGCCCGCATCCAGGCCCAGGCGCACGCCGTTCGGGGAGCTGTGTGAGCACGAACGATCCGGGGTTGTTTGCGCCGATCGTGGAAGCCGGGTGTGCCCGCGATGCCGAATCAGCATGCGTGGCGGCCAGACCCAAACCGGCACGCCGGCAACGTGGCAAGTCCAGGTTCCTGGCCCGCGAAGCCCCCATCACAACGCCCTGTATTGAGCGACGGGCGCGTGGGTTTTCTGCCCAAGCACCGGCGCAACAGTACTATTGCGGCCGACCATCCTCGACCACCGTCTCCACGCAAACCCGATGCACCCGCGGTCCTTCAGGCCACAGCTGTCCCCCTTCGCGCAACGACGACCTTGGCGTGCAGGTTGGGGCTTGGCATGGCTGGCCTTGCTTTGGCAAACGTTGTTGCCGCTGGCGCCAGCCGCGGTCGCAGCGCAAAGCCAAGGGGTGGAGGTGCCCTATTGCCACACGCTGCAAGCGGGCCCGAACGCAGGCCCGGGCCTGCCTGACCACACCAAACTCCGCTTCATCTCGCTGTCCGGCGCGGCGCTTTTAAGCTACACAGGTTTGCACACGGCGGGACCTGCGCCCGCAGTCCCGCACACGTGGGCCCCCGTCCACGCCCAGCGCGCTGCTCGCGCGCCCACATTGAGGCCGATACGGCAATCGTCCGCGCTCTTGCGGCCGCCTTGCCGGGCCCCGCCCTCTCGCGTCTGAAGTTCGTCCGGCAGATCCCGCGCAACCCAAGCGCGGCTTCTGGCCGGATCGTCTAGCGCGATGCACGCTCAGGCGTGTGTTGCGCATCGCCACACCCCGCACCCCCGCGTCCAGCGTCG
This window contains:
- a CDS encoding ParM/StbA family protein produces the protein MTAVGIDIGRSGVKIAGPRARVPIFPALACPAVAVEPGPERQRAEHDTVQVDGQAWFVGESAQIHGGATNSTYAGFEASPQYVALAEAALRRATEADGVAPKRIVVGVPSEAGHTERARVESTWRRIAPHAALRVVAQPAGALIAAASDHPRLLEETVIVADVGQYSSDLVISAQGRPMAGSFVSLPGVRFAVQHLAAALRERLVGSPTHDALERALRDGRLPHLLKVHDVHDEAKAAVAAMTALIRAGIQRLMTARQDVQVLLLAGGGAPLLDLDLPSLTAPGGRYAVANGFAMIAQDL
- a CDS encoding phosphatase PAP2 family protein, with product MTQLDWLRLTNLGDSAVLLPVAALVALWLAARAQTRAVALAWLAVLGLDIAVVAATKVAYMGWGIGLPGFDFIGLSGHTALSFLVWPVLGCLAASRARPGVRFVATALGFGLALAIAISRVAVHAHTPIEAVLGGMVGVSFALAFLWRFGRRLQAPLRGVFVVISLVVLMLPTYGERFPSNPVLARLACALSGRGHFQVRPGPDGQPRQRVCP
- a CDS encoding mannose-1-phosphate guanylyltransferase/mannose-6-phosphate isomerase; the protein is MPIIIPVLLAGGSGTRLWPLSRELYPKQFLSLVDAQSLLQNTALRAATLPGAGAPLAICGETHRFIVAEQLREAGIQGGKVMLEPQARNTAPAAACAAQWVQAQHGPQAIVLLLAADQVVADVDAFGLAVEAAIDAAQAGCIVSFGIKPTRAETGFGYLRKGDALEPAHGDARAWRIASFVEKPDAARAQAFVDSGEYFWNGGMFAFRADAFLQELARLEPQMADACARAVALSTEDLDFCRLDAAAFAQARSESIDYAVMERTDKAALVPLDAGWDDVGSWRFLQEMSAADAQGNVAHGDVMLQDCKGTSAYADSGLLTLLGVEDLVVVTTRDAVLVADKGRLQDVKAVVERLRSEGRKEAREHTRVYRPWGWYETVAQGPRFLVKHLFVKPGGRLSLQMHHHRAEHWTVVKGVARVVCGERDTLLAEDESTYIPLGHRHRLENPGKIDLELIEVQSGGYLGEDDIVRFEDHYGRGNGD